From the genome of Triticum aestivum cultivar Chinese Spring chromosome 3B, IWGSC CS RefSeq v2.1, whole genome shotgun sequence, one region includes:
- the LOC123065967 gene encoding acidic endochitinase SE2-like has product MASRALPLLQLTATLLVALLVTCHAGIIAVYWGQNDGEASLAETCASGNYEFVILAFLPKFGKGQTPQLDLASHCDPSSGGCRGQSKDIKMCQSRGVKVLLSIGGGDGSYGLSSPGDARQVALYLWNNYLGGASSFGPLGDVVLNGIDFDIEQGSAKFWNDLATDLKNLGKNGGQTVLLSAAPQCPFPDEWDGGAISTGLFDYVWVQFYNNEECQFSAGQGAFMDAWKKWESVPAGKIFLGLPASKDAAGTGFVPAGELTSRVLPLIKGSSKYGGVMLWFKFYDDQTGYSSAIKSDV; this is encoded by the coding sequence ATGGCAAGCCGAGCTCTCCCTCTCCTCCAGCTCACTGCCACCCTCTTGGTGGCGCTACTCGTGACGTGCCATGCCGGCATCATAGCCGTCTACTGGGGCCAGAACGACGGCGAGGCGTCGCTAGCTGAGACGTGCGCCTCCGGGAACTACGAGTTCGTCATCCTCGCTTTTCTCCCGAAATTCGGCAAGGGCCAAACGCCGCAGCTCGACCTTGCCAGCCACTGCGACCCTTCGTCCGGTGGCTGCAGAGGCCAGAGCAAGGACATCAAAATGTGCCAGAGCCGTGGCGTGAAAGTCCTTCTCTCCATCGGCGGCGGCGATGGTAGCTATGGCCTCTCTTCTCCCGGCGACGCACGGCAAGTTGCCTTGTACCTCTGGAACAACTACCTGGGAGGTGCGTCCTCGTTCGGTCCCCTCGGTGACGTCGTGCTCAACGGCATTGACTTTGACATCGAGCAAGGCAGCGCCAAGTTCTGGAACGATCTCGCCACTGACCTGAAGAATTTGGGAAAGAACGGAGGCCAGACCGTATTGTTGAGCGCGGCACCGCAGTGCCCGTTCCCGGATGAATGGGACGGCGGTGCGATCAGCACGGGACTGTTTGACTACGTGTGGGTGCAGTTCTACAATAACGAGGAATGCCAGTTCAGTGCGGGACAAGGGGCGTTCATGGATGCGTGGAAGAAGTGGGAGTCAGTGCCGGCCGGGAAGATCTTCTTGGGGCTTCCGGCCTCCAAGGACGCGGCGGGCACGGGGTTCGTCCCTGCGGGTGAGCTCACTTCGCGTGTGCTTCCCCTCATCAAGGGCTCTTCAAAGTATGGTGGTGTCATGCTATGGTTCAAGTTTTATGATGACCAAACCGGCTATAGCTCTGCCATCAAGAGCGATGTGTGA
- the LOC123065968 gene encoding acidic endochitinase-like: MASRSLTPFQLTATLFVALLATCHAGSIAVYWGQNDGEASLADTCASRNYEFVILAFLPKFGKGQTPQLDLASHCDPSSGGCRGQSKDIKACQRHGVKVLLSIGGGDGSYGLSSPGDARQVALYLWNNYLGGASSSGPLGDVVLDGIDFDIEQGSAKFWNDLATDLKNLGKNRGKTVLLSAAPQCPFPDEWDGGAISTGLFDYVWVQFYNNEECQFSAGRGAFMDAWKKWESVPAGKIFLGLPASKDAAGTGFVPASELTSRVLPLIKGSSKYGGVMLWSKFYDDQTGYSSAIKSDV; the protein is encoded by the coding sequence ATGGCGAGCCGTTCTCTCACCCCCTTCCAGCTCACGGCCACCCTCTTCGTAGCACTCCTTGCCACGTGCCATGCCGGCAGCATCGCCGTGTACTGGGGCCAGAACGACGGTGAGGCGTCGCTGGCTGATACGTGCGCCTCCAGGAACTACGAGTTCGTCATCCTCGCTTTTCTCCCGAAATTCGGCAAGGGCCAAACGCCGCAGCTCGACCTTGCCAGCCACTGCGACCCTTCCTCCGGTGGATGCAGAGGCCAGAGCAAGGACATCAAAGCGTGCCAGAGGCATGGTGTTAAAGTCCTGCTCTCCATCGGCGGCGGCGATGGTAGTTATGGCCTCTCTTCTCCCGGCGACGCACGGCAGGTTGCCTTGTACCTCTGGAACAACTATCTAGGCGGTGCGTCCTCGTCCGGTCCTCTCGGCGACGTGGTGCTGGATGGCATTGACTTTGACATCGAGCAAGGCAGCGCCAAGTTCTGGAACGATCTCGCCACTGACCTAAAGAATTTGGGAAAGAACAGAGGCAAGACCGTATTGCTGAGCGCGGCACCGCAGTGCCCGTTCCCGGATGAATGGGACGGAGGTGCGATCAGCACAGGGCTGTTTGACTACGTGTGGGTGCAGTTCTACAACAACGAGGAATGCCAGTTCAGTGCAGGGCGGGGGGCATTCATGGACGCGTGGAAGAAGTGGGAGTCAGTGCCGGCAGGGAAGATCTTCTTGGGGCTTCCAGCCTCCAAGGACGCGGCGGGCACGGGGTTCGTCCCTGCAAGCGAGCTCACTTCGCGTGTGCTGCCACTCATCAAGGGCTCTTCGAAGTACGGTGGTGTCATGCTATGGTCTAAGTTCTATGATGACCAAACAGGCTACAGCTCCGCCATCAAGAGCGATGTGTGA
- the LOC123065969 gene encoding acidic endochitinase SE2-like, translating into MASRSLTTFQLTATLFVALLATCHAGSIAVYWGQNDGEASLAETCASGNYEFVILAFLPKFGKGQTPQLDLASHCDPSSGGCRGQSKDIKACQGRGIKVLLSIGGGDGSYGLSSPGDARQVALYLWNNYLGGASSSGPLGDVVLDGIDFDIEQGSAKFWNDLATDLKNLGKNGGKTVLLSAAPQCPFPDEWDGGAISTGLFDYVWVQFYNNEECQFSAGQGVFMDAWKKWESVPARKIFLGLPASKDAAGTGFVPAGELTSRVLPLIKDSSKYGGVMLWSKFYDDQTGYSSAIKSDV; encoded by the coding sequence ATGGCGAGCCGTTCTCTCACCACTTTCCAGCTCACTGCCACACTCTTCGTGGCACTCCTCGCCACGTGCCACGCCGGCAGCATAGCCGTGTATTGGGGCCAAAACGACGGCGAGGCATCGCTAGCCGAGACGTGCGCGTCCGGGAACTATGAGTTTGTCATCCTTGCTTTTCTCCCGAAATTCGGCAAGGGCCAAACGCCGCAGCTCGACCTTGCCAGCCACTGCGACCCTTCCTCCGGTGGATGCAGAGGCCAGAGCAAGGACATCAAGGCATGCCAGGGCCGCGGCATTAAAGTTCTGCTCTCCATCGGCGGCGGCGATGGTAGTTATGGCCTCTCTTCTCCCGGCGACGCACGACAGGTTGCCTTGTACCTCTGGAACAACTATCTGGGTGGTGCGTCCTCGTCCGGTCCCCTCGGCGATGTCGTGCTCGACGGCATCGACTTTGACATCGAGCAAGGCAGCGCCAAGTTCTGGAACGATCTTGCCACTGACCTGAAGAATTTGGGAAAGAACGGAGGCAAGACTGTATTGCTGAGCGCGGCACCGCAGTGTCCGTTCCCGGATGAATGGGACGGCGGTGCGATCAGCACGGGGCTGTTTGACTACGTGTGGGTGCAGTTCTACAACAACGAGGAATGCCAGTTCAGTGCGGGACAGGGGGTGTTCATGGACGCGTGGAAGAAGTGGGAGTCAGTGCCGGCCAGGAAGATCTTCTTGGGGCTTCCGGCCTCCAAGGACGCGGCGGGCACGGGGTTCGTCCCTGCCGGCGAGCTCACTTCGCGTGTGCTTCCCCTCATCAAGGACTCTTCAAAGTATGGTGGTGTCATGCTATGGTCCAAGTTCTATGATGACCAAACCGGCTATAGCTCTGCCATCAAGAGCGATGTGTGA